The following coding sequences lie in one Zingiber officinale cultivar Zhangliang chromosome 2B, Zo_v1.1, whole genome shotgun sequence genomic window:
- the LOC122045752 gene encoding ankyrin-3-like, protein MVALAHSLTGGGPRSLASANRVAGRCPEADRGAAVSQRLVEAAHRGDSRAAAECLADPAIDVNHAGAVCLRTRRVAMALREEAADEIRVEYVDLLTDASALFVAAHAGDLPLVRRLLEKGADVNQKLFGGHAITAAAREGRAEVVELLLKAGASQPACEEAVVEASLHGRARLVELLMRSDLVRPHVAVHALVSAASRGYVDVVDGLLEGGVEVNATSRVLLRSLKPSLHTNVDCTALFAAVVSRQVAVVRRLLQAGVRKEAKVRLGAWSWDAATGEELRVGAGLSEPYDAKWCAVEYFESTGAILRQLLQHHSAIDAPHHGRTLLHHAVLCANPGAVDALLALGANRELPVKAGRDIEFRPIHLAARLGFVSVLRVLVDKAGCDLNSRTESGETALMLCARHKRDGCLRILISSGADLGLRSFSGDSAIFSAASSNWSIGFRDAVLCAIWSGDVPRSSNPSVFSPIAFAARHGDVAALEVLLRRHEIDIDELDGVGDTPVMITVKEGHVEAFRRLVFSGADMKHRNKEGETAIDLLRSKENRELFEQVMLEFMLERGGTGHFHALHFAARRGDIAAVRLLTRRGCDVNSLDVEGYTPLMLAAREGHGATCEALILAGAECRVATRRGETALSLARANAKLGKEAEEVILDEIARAVVVGGGRVEKHTKGGKGAPHGKELRMVEATGLLRWGSARRRNVVCGEAAVGGSAAFRKNRKAKGDAVDEAALFRVVTATGKKREVHFVCEGGEEEAQLWVRGIRLVTTAALGNPKLCSSTSS, encoded by the exons ATGGTAGCCCTCGCCCACTCGCTCACCGGAGGCGGACCGCGATCGCTGGCGTCGGCCAATCGAGTCGCGGGCAGGTGCCCGGAGGCGGACCGCGGCGCGGCGGTGTCGCAGCGGCTGGTGGAGGCGGCGCACCGCGGCGACTCGCGGGCCGCTGCGGAGTGCCTCGCCGACCCCGCGATCGACGTCAACCACGCCGGCGCGGTGTGCCTGCGGACGCGCCGGGTCGCGATGGCGCTCCGCGAGGAGGCCGCCGACGAGATCCGGGTGGAGTACGTGGATCTCCTCACCGACGCCtccgccctcttcgtcgccgcCCACGCCGGCGATCTCCCCCTCGTCCGCCGCCTCCTG GAGAAAGGGGCGGACGTGAACCAGAAGCTGTTCGGAGGGCATGCGATTACGGCGGCGGCGAGGGAGGGGCGGGCGGAGGTGGTGGAGTTGCTGCTCAAAGCCGGGGCGTCGCAGCCCGCCTGCGAGGAGGCGGTGGTGGAGGCGAGCCTCCACGGGAGGGCACGACTCGTTGAGCTTCTCATGCGCTCTGATCTCGTGCGGCCTCACGTCGCCGTCCACGCGCTCGTCTCGGCGGCTTCCCGGGGATACGTCGATGTCGTCGACGGCCTCCTCGAG GGCGGCGTAGAGGTCAACGCGACTTCCCGTGTGCTCCTCCGCTCGCTCAAGCCATCGTTGCACACCAATGTCGACTGCACCGCGCTCTTCGCCGCCGTCGTCAGCCGCCAGGTCGCAGTCGTCCGGCGTCTACTCCAGGCCGGAGTGCGCAAGGAAGCGAAGGTTAGGCTTGGCGCGTGGTCCTGGGACGCCGCCACTGGCGAAGAGCTCCGCGTCGGGGCCGGTCTCTCGGAGCCCTACGACGCCAAGTGGTGCGCCGTCGAGTACTTCGAGTCCACCGGCGCCATCCTCCGACAGCTCCTGCAGCATCACTCCGCCATTGATGCCCCCCACCACGGCCGAACGCTCCTCCATCATGCTGTCCTCTGCGCCAACCCCGGAGCCGTCGACGCCCTGTTGGCCCTCGGCGCTAACCGCGAGCTCCCGGTCAAGGCCGGCCGCGACATCGAATTCCGGCCGATCCACCTCGCTGCACGGCTCGGCTTCGTCTCCGTTCTGCGAGTTCTCGTCGACAAGGCTGGATGCGATCTGAACTCGAGGACCGAATCAGGGGAGACGGCGCTGATGCTCTGCGCGCGCCACAAACGCGACGGCTGCCTGCGAATCCTCATATCCTCCGGCGCCGATCTTGGATTGCGGAGCTTCTCCGGAGATTCGGCTATATTTTCTGCTGCTTCGAGCAACTGGAGCATCGGTTTCCGAGACGCCGTCCTCTGTGCCATCTGGTCCGGCGATGTTCCTCGGTCGAGCAATCCTTCCGTCTTCTCACCAATCGCGTTCGCTGCCCGTCACGGCGATGTTGCAGCCTTGGAGGTATTATTGAGACGCCATGAAATCGACATCGACGAACTAGACGGCGTCGGCGACACCCCTGTCATGATAACGGTCAAGGAAGGCCACGTCGAGGCTTTCCGCCGCTTGGTCTTCTCCGGCGCCGACATGAAGCACCGAAACAAAGAAGGTGAGACTGCGATCGATCTCTTGCGTTCGAAGGAGAATCGCGAACTATTCGAGCAGGTAATGCTCGAATTCATGCTGGAACGAGGTGGAACCGGACACTTCCACGCCCTGCACTTCGCCGCTCGCCGGGGAGATATAGCGGCGGTGCGGCTTCTGACCAGGAGAGGGTGCGACGTGAACTCCCTCGACGTCGAGGGCTACACGCCGCTGATGCTGGCTGCGAGGGAAGGACACGGGGCGACCTGCGAGGCGCTGATCCTCGCCGGCGCCGAGTGCCGCGTCGCAACGCGGCGCGGCGAGACTGCGCTGTCGCTGGCGAGGGCGAACGCGAAGCTGGGGAAGGAGGCGGAGGAGGTGATACTCGACGAGATAGCGCGGGCAGTGGTGGTGGGCGGCGGCCGGGTGGAGAAGCACACCAAGGGCGGGAAAGGGGCGCCGCACGGGAAAGAGCTGAGGATGGTTGAGGCAACGGGTTTGCTACGGTGGGGCAGCGCGCGCCGGAGGAACGTGGTGTGCGGGGAAGCTGCAGTGGGCGGGAGCGCAGCCTTTCGGAAGAACCGGAAGGCGAAGGGCGACGCCGTCGACGAGGCCGCACTGTTCAGGGTGGTGACGGCGACGGGAAAGAAGAGGGAGGTGCACTTCGTCTGCGAGGGAGGTGAAGAAGAGGCGCAGCTGTGGGTGAGAGGGATTAGGCTTGTGACCACAGCAGCGTTGGGGAATCCCAAGTTGTGCAGTTCGACTTCTTCTTGA
- the LOC122045753 gene encoding ribosome-recycling factor-like, whose translation MAICLRRALQLRTLFLRHPRRISTLSPFSYLSQGDPALNAASHCGSRGGLYRVDFDSLMGNHRGFAKGRKSKDETDDDKNQVDTNFGPTLKSTTQSQMEAAIVALSRELSKLRTGRASAGMLDHILVETGGGKMPLNHVAVVSVIDSKTLSVTPYDPDTLKAVESAIVASPLGLNPTPDGQRLLAVIPPLTKENIQALCKVVAKSSEDVKQSVRRARQKAQDSIKKLAAGVPKDDIKRLEKEIDEMTKRFVKTADDMCKAKEKEINSS comes from the exons ATGGCGATTTGTCTCCGGCGGGCTCTACAGCTGAGGACCCTCTTCCTCCGGCATCCTCGCAGAATCAGCACCTTATCACCCTTCTCCTATCTTTCCCAGGGCGATCCCGCATTGAACGCGGCGTCCCATTGCGGCTCCCGTGGCGGATTGTACCGTGTGGATTTCGATTCTTTAATGGGAAATCATCGGGGCTTTGCTAAAGGAAGGAAATCGA AGGATGAAACTGATGATGATAAAAATCAAGTTGACACTAATTTTGGCCCTACATTGAAGTCAACCACTCAGTCACAAATGGAGGCTGCTATTGTCGCTTTGTCACGTGAGTTGAGTAAACTTAGGACTGGAAGAGCATCTGCAG GAATGCTGGATCATATTTTGGTAGAGACAGGAGGTGGAAAAATGCCTCTTAATCATGTTGCTGTTGTCTCGGTCATAGATTCAAAGACACTCTCGGTGACACCTTATGATCCCGAT ACTTTGAAAGCAGTAGAGAGTGCAATAGTCGCATCTCCATTAGGTTTAAATCCAACACCTGATGGTCAGCGATTACTTGCAGTAATTCCTCC TCTCACAAAGGAGAACATTCAG GCACTCTGTAAGGTGGTTGCAAAATCTTCAGAAGATGTCAAACAGAGTGTCAGAAGAGCTCGTCAAAAG GCACAGGACTCTATAAAGAAACTAGCTGCAGGAGTTCCAAAAGATGATATCAAGAGGCTTGAGAAAGAG ATTGACGAAATGACTAAGCGATTTGTGAAGACGGCGGATGATATGTGCAAGGCTAAGGAGAAAGAAATTAACAGTAGCTAA